Proteins encoded within one genomic window of Rhinoderma darwinii isolate aRhiDar2 chromosome 5, aRhiDar2.hap1, whole genome shotgun sequence:
- the GPR141 gene encoding putative G-protein coupled receptor 141: MVHGVNETTNQTACFIPPGIETGILIALYTTIVIGGTIGIIIMVFLLCRTNTRSVTITAVINLLVIHGVFILTVPFRITYYIQGKWIFRFAFCRFISSMIHIHMYLSFTFYVALLSIRYISYFKQKDKIEFYRTLHSVVASAAVWIIILLVVLPVFFLQYGTDEEKYMPDQCFCFHKEIERPFVVVLNYITIAVIFLVVCVLLSVQIFIIVKLMKKLKRAALDHQEFWAQLKSLFFILVMIICFFPYHMFRIYFLHHPFDLFYYNEILLSITAFSCLDLLSFAVQTYFQKVLQHMTCSLKCLW, from the coding sequence ATGGTTCACGGCGTTAATGAAACCACCAATCAAACAGCCTGTTTTATACCACCTGGCATTGAAACTGGCATCCTGATCGCACTCTACACCACAATAGTAATTGGTGGAACAATTGGAATTATTATAATGGTGTTTCTGTTATGTAGAACCAACACTCGTTCTGTGACCATCACTGCAGTCATCAACCTACTAGTAATCCATGGGGTCTTTATTCTCACAGTTCCCTTTCGAATTACCTATTACATTCAAGGAAAATGGATATTTCGGTTTGCGTTTTGCAGATTTATAAGCTCCATGATACATATCCACATGTATCTTTCATTTACATTTTATGTTGCTTTGCTTAGCATCCGATACATAAGCTACTTCAAACAAAAAGACAAGATTGAGTTCTACAGAACATTGCACTCTGTGGTGGCTAGTGCCGCtgtatggattattattttgCTTGTTGTTTTGCCTGTGTTCTTTCTCCAGTATGGTACAGATGAAGAAAAATATATGCCTGACCAATGTTTCTGTTTTCACAAGGAAATTGAGAGACCTTTTGTGGTTGTCTTGAACTATATTACAATTGCAGTAATATTCCTAGTGGTGTGTGTTCTTTTGAGTGTACAAATCTTCATCATCGTGAAGCTCATGAAGAAATTGAAACGAGCAGCTTTAGATCATCAAGAATTCTGGGCTCAGctgaaaagtttattttttattttagtcatGATCATTTGTTTCTTTCCTTATCATATGTTTCGGATCTATTTCTTACATCACCCTTTTGATCTCTTCTATTACAATGAGATTTTACTAAGTATAACAGCTTTTAGCTGTTTGGATCTTCTGTCATTTGCAGTACAAACCTATTTCCAGAAAGTGTTACAACACATGACATGCTCATTAAAATGTCTGTGGTAA